The Halomonas sp. 'Soap Lake #6' genomic sequence TTTGGTGGCGGTACTGTGGTTGATAATGAAGGTGAAGTCACTATTAATAACGAACGTGCCGCTGAAGCGCTTGACCTTGCTGCATCCTGGATTGGTGATATTGCACCAGATGGGGTGCTTAATTACACCGAAGAAGAAGCACGCGGTGTGTTCCAAGGTGGCAATGCAGTATTTATGCGTAACTGGCCTTACGCATGGTCCCTCGCTCAAAGCGAAGATAGCGACGTACGGGATAAAGTTGGGGTGACCCAATTACCTGCTGGCGGTGAAAATGGCCAAAGCGCTGCTGGCTTAGGCGGCTGGAACTTAGCCGTTTCTCGCTATAGCGATAACCCCGAGCTTGCCGCCGACCTCGTCGCCTTTTTAACCGGGAACGAGGAGCAGAAACGCCGCGCGATTCAATCCTCCTATAACCCCACCATCGACGCGCTCTACCAGGATGAAGAAATCCTTGAGGCAGTGCCCTTCTTTGGCACGCTTTACGAAACCTTCGTTAACGCTGTGGCCCGCCCCTCTGCGCCTACTGGCAGTGCCTATGGCCGGGTTAGCAACGCATTTTTCAGCACCTCTCACGACGTACTGTCCGGCACTAAGGATGGCGCCCAAGCGGTCGCCGATCTTGAAGCCGAACTGGCTCGCCTGAAGCGTCGCAACTGGTAACCCCGGAGCCTGAGCTATGTCGACCTCCATCAAGCATAACGACGCGCCCCTTGAGGCGCGTTCTATAGCGACCAAGCCGCGCCGCGGTACAAAGGTGCGGCGCCAGCGGGTTAAAGCCGCGTGGTTATTTTTAGCACCAATGCTGATTGCGCTAACTCTTGTGGCTGGCTGGCCGTTAGTACGTACCTTTTTCCTCAGCTTTACCGATGCCTCACTGTCGGATCTAGGTGCAGCTAACTTAATCGGTTTTGAGAACTACTTAATATACGAAGATGGGCGCTGGTATGGCGTGCTAGCTGATCCTATTTGGTGGCGCTCGGTTTGGAATACGGTCTACTTCTCAGTGGTATCGGTATCGCTGGAAGTGATTTTCGGCGTGATTGTTGCGCTGATTCTGAATGCCGAGTTTAAAGGGCGCGTGATTGTTCGCGCAGCGGTGCTTATTCCGTGGGCAATTCCAACGATTGTTTCCGCACAGATGTGGGCGTGGATGCTCAACGACCAATTCGGCATCATCAATCATCTACTGATGAATGTGGGCATCATCGATAACCCCATCGCCTGGACCGCCAGCGCCACCTACTCCATGTGGGCGGTAATTATGGTCGATGTTTGGAAAACCATTCCCTTCGTCGCACTACTGGTACTTGCCGCTCTACAAATGCTGCCCAAAGATTGCTACGAAGCTGCTGAGGTAGATGGCATTCACCCGCTGCGGGTGTTCTTTAAAGTCACCCTTCCGTTGATCACCCCAGCGCTAATGGTAGCGGTTATTTTCCGCTTACTGGATGCACTGCGCGTTTTCGATGTGATCTATGTGTTGACTTCCAACTCTACCAGCACGATGTCGATGTCGGTCTATGCCCGCCAGCAGTTGGTTGAATTCCAGGATGTTGGGTACGGCAGCGCGGCCTCTACTCTGCTGTTCCTAATCATTGCTCTCGCCACCATCGCCTACCTCTACCTGGGGCGTAAACAAATCCAATTGGGAGGTGACTGATGAATACTCGTCAGTTAGCCAAAGTTGCCAAGCGCATCGGGTTTTGGGCGCTGATTGCATTGATAATGGTGTACGCCGTTTTCCCGTTCTACTACGCCGTAGTCACTTCATTAAAACCCTCTAGCGACCTGTTCCGCGTTGAACTTTGGCCTTCGAGCTGGAACCTCGATAACTACGCCCATATTTTCAGCCAAACCAGCTTCCTACGCGCCATTTTCAACTCGATTGTGGTGGCATTTAGTGTGGTTTTTATCGCCCTGCTATTCGGCCTGACTGCTTCTTACGCCCTAGGCCGTGTGCGCTTTCGCGGTCGCTCTACGGTACTGCTAGTGATTCTGGGTGTATCCATGTTCCCTCAGGTAGCAGTGCTCTCGGGGCTGTTCGAGGTGATTCGCTCTTTAAACCTCTATAACAATCCTGCTGGCCTGATCTTGAGCTACACCATATTCACCTTGCCCTTCACTGTTTGGGTGCTGACCACCTTTATGAAGCAACTACCCATGGAGCTGGAAGAAGCGGCCATTATGGACGGTGCAACGCCCTGGGTGACGCTCACCAAAGTGTTTTTGCCGCTCATGTGGCCTGCCATGGCGACCACCGGGCTGCTGGCATTTATCGCTGCCTGGAACGAGTTCCTGTTTGCTCTCACCTTCACTCTTACCGACGCTCAGCGCACCGTACCCGTCGCCATCGCGTTACTTTCTGGCGGCAGCGCCTATGAACTGCCCTGGGGACCCATCATGGCTGCATCCGTCGTTGTGACGGTTCCGCTGGTCGTATTAGTGATTATTTTCCAACGCCGCATTGTCTCAGGCCTTACCGCCGGCGCTGTTAAAGGATAAGGAATTTTTTATGTCAGCTATGGATTCTACTATGCAGGACAACACAACAGCCCAGGCCAGCACTCTGCAAAACACTTTCTGGTGGCGCGGCGGGGTTATCTATCAGATCTATCCACGCAGCTTTATGGACAGCCGAGGCGATGGTGTAGGTGATCTCAAAGGCATTACTGAAAAGCTTGATTATGTTGCCTCACTCAATGTTGATGGTATCTGGCTATCGCCGTTTTTCACTTCTCCAATGCTCGATTTCGGTTACGACATTAGCGACTACCGCGATGTCGACCCGATGTTCGGCACCCTGGATGACTTTAAAACGCTGCTTGAAAAAGCCCACTCGCTTGATTTAAAGGTGATGATCGACCAGGTGATTAGTCACACCTCTGACCAACACCCCTGGTTTAAAGAGAGCCGCCTGGACCGTAGCAACCCCAAAGCAGATTGGTTTGTATGGGCAGATCCTAAACCCGACGGCACGCCGCCTAACAACTGGTTATCAATTTTTGGTGGTGCCGCCTGGACCTTTGATTCACGGCGCCAGCAGTATTATCTGCACAACTTCTTAACCAGCCAGCCGGACATTAACTTCCACAACCCGGAGGCACGGCAGGCTCAGCTGGATAATATGCGTTTTTGGCTGGACCTGGGAGTAGATGGCTTCCGACTGGATACC encodes the following:
- a CDS encoding ABC transporter substrate-binding protein, coding for MNKTLLMSAIALASIASTTSAAHAADLTISCGAVGAELTLCQEGVRAWEERTGHSVDVVSTPNSSTERLSLYQQILSANSSDIDVMQIDVVWPGLLANHLLDLSEVLGEDAADGHFETIVTNNTIDGRLVAMPWFTDAGVLYYRKDLLEKHGFDAPSTWQELTEIARTIKDAERGEGNNRMQGFVFQGRAYEGLTVNALEWVASFGGGTVVDNEGEVTINNERAAEALDLAASWIGDIAPDGVLNYTEEEARGVFQGGNAVFMRNWPYAWSLAQSEDSDVRDKVGVTQLPAGGENGQSAAGLGGWNLAVSRYSDNPELAADLVAFLTGNEEQKRRAIQSSYNPTIDALYQDEEILEAVPFFGTLYETFVNAVARPSAPTGSAYGRVSNAFFSTSHDVLSGTKDGAQAVADLEAELARLKRRNW
- a CDS encoding carbohydrate ABC transporter permease; translated protein: MSTSIKHNDAPLEARSIATKPRRGTKVRRQRVKAAWLFLAPMLIALTLVAGWPLVRTFFLSFTDASLSDLGAANLIGFENYLIYEDGRWYGVLADPIWWRSVWNTVYFSVVSVSLEVIFGVIVALILNAEFKGRVIVRAAVLIPWAIPTIVSAQMWAWMLNDQFGIINHLLMNVGIIDNPIAWTASATYSMWAVIMVDVWKTIPFVALLVLAALQMLPKDCYEAAEVDGIHPLRVFFKVTLPLITPALMVAVIFRLLDALRVFDVIYVLTSNSTSTMSMSVYARQQLVEFQDVGYGSAASTLLFLIIALATIAYLYLGRKQIQLGGD
- a CDS encoding carbohydrate ABC transporter permease, yielding MNTRQLAKVAKRIGFWALIALIMVYAVFPFYYAVVTSLKPSSDLFRVELWPSSWNLDNYAHIFSQTSFLRAIFNSIVVAFSVVFIALLFGLTASYALGRVRFRGRSTVLLVILGVSMFPQVAVLSGLFEVIRSLNLYNNPAGLILSYTIFTLPFTVWVLTTFMKQLPMELEEAAIMDGATPWVTLTKVFLPLMWPAMATTGLLAFIAAWNEFLFALTFTLTDAQRTVPVAIALLSGGSAYELPWGPIMAASVVVTVPLVVLVIIFQRRIVSGLTAGAVKG